The window AGGTATGGAATGAGAAGCAGGTTCACGATGAAACCGGGCGTATCTTTGGCAACTACTATCTCTTTGCCAATGGAAACGCTGAATTTCTTAGCGGTCTCCATAGTCTGCTCACTGGTAGCGATTGTCCTCACTAACTCTACGATCTTCATTACCGGAACGGGATTAAAGAAATGCATCCCCATTACTTGGGCAGGACGTTTTGTGGCTGAAGCTACCTCGATAATCGACAGGCACGAGGTATTGGTAGCCAGAATGGCATGTTTTGGACAAATTCTATCGAGATCGGCGAATATCTGTTTTTTGACAGCCATCTTTTCAACGGCGACTTCGATCACGATATCACAACCGCTGAAATCATTGAGGCTGGTGGTTCCTTTCAAGCGCGATAGCGCCGCATCCGCATCCGCTTTAGCCATCTTTCCTTTCTCTACGTTCTTCAAAAGGATGCCCTTGATCGATCCCAACCCCTTCTGCAAGAGCTCATTGTTTATCTCAGAAACTATTGTCTGATAGCCCGACTGAGCGCAAACCTGCGCTATGCCCGATCCCATCAACCCGCATCCCACTACTCCTACTTTCTTGATCTCCATAACTTTATCTCCTTTCTTGAAGGTATTCTTAACCGCTTGAGTAGAGGTTCCTCAATCACCCCTCTTTATCTGAAATGATGGCCCTGGGCAAAGGAGGCTTGGAGGCCATGCCGAACTCTTTGAAGGCTGCATCTCGTATGGTCTCCAGATCCGATCTCAGTTGATCGCGCTTTGCTTTAGACTTCGGCAGAGATGACATAATCCGTTGAATTGATTCGGACTCTTTTCCTTGGCGATAGAGACTCTGTCCCTTGTCTGTGGTGAGGATTTTCACCTTGCTCTTGTTGTCCGGGTCACTGACTCGCGTTACCAGCCCCGATTTCTCCATTCTGCTCAATAGCGCAGAAGTGGCGTGAGGTGTCCGGCCCAGCCATCGGGCGATCCTCCCGATAGTTGCATTGCCGTCCATCAGGCTTACGGAAAGCAAGGCGCGGAATTCCATGTCC of the Dehalococcoidia bacterium genome contains:
- a CDS encoding 3-hydroxybutyryl-CoA dehydrogenase; the encoded protein is MKKVGVVGCGLMGSGIAQVCAQSGYQTIVSEINNELLQKGLGSIKGILLKNVEKGKMAKADADAALSRLKGTTSLNDFSGCDIVIEVAVEKMAVKKQIFADLDRICPKHAILATNTSCLSIIEVASATKRPAQVMGMHFFNPVPVMKIVELVRTIATSEQTMETAKKFSVSIGKEIVVAKDTPGFIVNLLLIPYLFDAMRTLQNGVSTREDIDAAIKMGLNHPMGPLTLADFIGLDTLCFVGQAMYEEFKDPKYAAPTILKQMVTAGWYGRKSSKGFYDYE
- a CDS encoding MarR family transcriptional regulator → MIERVRARELRKQSLTDMEFRALLSVSLMDGNATIGRIARWLGRTPHATSALLSRMEKSGLVTRVSDPDNKSKVKILTTDKGQSLYRQGKESESIQRIMSSLPKSKAKRDQLRSDLETIRDAAFKEFGMASKPPLPRAIISDKEG